CACCAGGTAGCTGGTGATGACCCAGGTGATCTCGTCCGTCCCGGCGGCGAAGCTGCCCTGCATGTGGGGCAGGGCTACGTTGGCCACGGAGGTGTCCAGCACCTCCATGAAGGTGCCCAGCATGCAGGTGAGGCCCACGATCCACTTGCGGCCCATGGCTTCACCGCTCCCGGGTGTCGATCTCGGCGCTCACGGTCATGCCCAGGCGCAGGCGATGCTCCGGATCCGCGCCGGGAGCGAGCCTGATCCTCACGGGCACCCGCTGGACCACCTTGACCCAGTTGCCCGTGGCGTTCTCCGCCGGGAGCAGGGAGAAGGCCGCCCCGGTCCCCGCCGAGAGGCTCTCCACCTGGCCACTGAAACCCCGGTGCTCGTCCATGTCCGCCACCAGCCGCACGGGCTGACCGGGGCGAACCCGCTTGAGCTGGGTCTCCTTGAAGTTGGCCTCCACCCAGAGTTCCTCCTGGCCCAGGGGCACGATGGCGCAGATGGGCTGCCCCGGGGCTACCACCATGCCCGGCTCCCCGAGCTTGCGGCTCACATAGCCATCGCAGGGGGCCACCAGGGTGCAGTAGGAGCGCTGGAGGCGGGCCGCCTCCAGGCTGGCCTGCGCGCCTGCCACCTTGCTGCGACTCACCTGCAGCAGCCCCTCCGCGGCGGTCACCTGCTTGCGGGCGGCCTCCACCTGAGCGGAGGCCACCTCGGCGGCGCTCTGGGCGTGGTCGAACTTCTGCCGGGGGATGGAGCCGCGGTCCACCAGGGCCTTGAAGCGCGCCCGCTCCAGCTCCGCCAGATGCTGCTGGCTCAAGGCCGCCGTCACCTGGGCTCGGGCCTGGGCCACCCGGGCCTCGTCCAGGGCGACCGAGGAACCCGCCTCCTGGAGGGAGGCCTCGGCCCGCTGCGCCTGGGCGTCATAGTCCCTGGGGTCCAGGGTGGCCAGCACCTGACCGGCCTTCACCGCCTGGTTCTCCGTCACGTCCACCGTGAGCAGGGGGCCTGGGATACGGGAGGCGACGGTGGTGATGGGTCCCCTCACATAGGCGTTGTCCGTGGCGATATAGATCCGACCGTGGCGCCAAGCTGCCACGCCCCAGGCGGCGCCTGCGGCGGCCACCACCAGGATGGCCAGCAGGGAGATCGTCTTCTTCGAAGCCATGTCAGTGCTCCTCCGTGTCCGCATGCCCATAGAAAAGGGCCAGATCCTCCCCCAGCAGGGCCAGGAGGGCCGCCTGTCGGGTGTAGGCCCGGGTCCGGTGCTCCGTCAGGGCGAAGCGGCTCTCGGCCAGAAGGGCTTCGGCCTCCAGGGCGTCGCCGCCCTGGACCATGCCCTCCCGGTACTGGTCCTCCACGATCCTCAGGTTCTCCTCCGAAGCTGCCACATTGGTCCGGGCGGTCTCCATCTCCCGCAGGGCTGTCCGGCAGTCCCGCCAGGCCTCCGCAGCGGCGTTGCCCGCCTGCTGCTCGGCGTTGCGGAGCTCCTGCCTTGCCAGGTCGAGTCCGGCTGCGGAGGTCTGGAGCCTGGAGCGGCGGGCCCCGTCGAAGACCTTCCAGGAGAGGCCCATATAGAGTCCCGTCTCGTGGGGATGGAGGCTGTAACTGTTCTGCTCATAGCTGTGGAAGGCCTCGGCCACCACATTGGGGGTCCAGTCGCGCCGGTCCAGCGCTGTCTGCCCTTCCAGGGTCTTCACCTTGGCCCGGAGAGCCCGGATGCTCTCGTTGGAAGCCAGGGCCCTCTCGCGGCACTGGGCCTCGTTCCAGGGGAGGGGGGGCGGCTGGGACGGGACCCTCTTGAGCTCCAGCGGGGCTGTGGGCTCCCGCCCCAGGGCCTGGTTCAGCTGCTCCCTGGCTCCGGACTCGGCACTGTCCAGGGCCTGCTCGGCATCGCCCAGGCTGCGCAGGGCCACTTCGGTCCGCAGCAGGTCGTTGCGGGCCACCACCCCTTGGGTGAAGAGATTCTGGGCGGTCTGCAGGTGATCCTCCAGGGCCTTCCTCCGCTGGAGGAGGACCTCTCCGCGGGCCTTCAGGCCCAGCAGGGCCACATAGCGGGCCGCCACCTCCGCCTGGGCACAGCGCAGTTGGCCATCCCCCTCCAGACCCCGGGCCTCCTCCCGGTTCCGGGCGGCGTTGAGCGCCGCTTCCCGCTTGCCGAAGTCGTAGACGAGATAGCGCAGGCTCAATTTGGCCTTCCAGGCCGAGCGGTCCCCCAGGGGGGTCTCCAGGGGGCCCAGGGAGAAGGCGGGAACCGTGACCCCGCCCAGGTCCAGGGGGCCCACGGTGAAGGGGCCGTTCCTCAAGCCCGGCTGGGCGCTGAGGTTCAGGTGGCCGGCATCGAGCTGCAGTTCCGGGAGATAGAGACTGTGGACCTGTCCGGTCTCGGCCAGGGCCTGTCGGTGCTCCAGTCGGGCGGCTTCGGCGCGGTAGGAGTCCCTCCCGGCCAGACGGATGGCCTCGGGCAGGCTGAGGGACTGGGCGGCCAGGCTGCAGCCCATGGCCAGGAGGAGGGCCAGACCTCTCATACCCCCACCCCCGTCAGCAGGCAGCTCATGGCGCGGTCAACGCAGGTGTCGATGGACTCCTCGGAGTGGCCATGGTTGTAGTGGAGGGAGGCTTCCAGGACCCCGAGGCAGAGCTGGGTCAGGAAGCCGGGATCCAGGGGCTTCACCAAGCCCTCGGCGATGGCCGCCTCCAGGAAGCCCCGCAGGCGGTGGATCTCCGCCTCGTAGATGCGCTTGATGCGCTCACCGAAGCGGGACTGGAAACCCCAGTCGTGGTGGACCCGGTCCCGGATGAACATGGGCAGGAGCATGGGCTGCTCCCGGAACTGTCTGGCGTAGACCTGCGCAAGGGCGCGGATCTGGTCCAGGGGGCGAGCGAGCCCCGCCAGGGCCTCTTCCGCCCGCTCCCGGAAGCTCTCGGCCCGGCTCTCCATCACCTGCTCGCAGAGGTCCTGTTTGGAGGGGAAGTGCTCGTAGAGCCCCTGCATCCCGATCTCGGCCTCGGCGGCCACCTCCTGCATGGTGGCCTCGTCGAAGGGCTTGCGGCCAAAGACCCGGGCCGCCGCCTCCAGGAGGAGGGTTCTCCGCTGCTGGCGTTCGGTCTCTTTGCGGGAGGGGCGCATTGCGGACTCCTGGTTTTCAGAATTCAAATTCTGGAATTTGAATTCTGAAAAATCAAGTCTGGAATCCTGGGTGGCTTCATCTGACCTGCCTTGGCTCAGCCTTCGGTGTCCAACCAGGCCATGGCCTCTTCCGGGTCGGTGAAGGCCTGGATGCTGAGGCCCCGGTGCTGGGTCACGCTGCTCCAGAAGCGGGCTTCGCTGAAGAATCTGGGACTGCAGACCAGGGCCACCCGACCACAGGCTGGGGCCTGCTCGGCGATGGCCTCGGCGAGACTCCGGGCGGACTCGAAGGTCTGGGCGATGTCCAGGTCGTACTCCAGTTGCCGCTCATCGCAGAGGATCCGGGGGGTGCCCAGGCGGATCGCATGCTCGAGGATGGCCAGGCCGTACCGCTGGACCTCCTCCAGCCCCTCGTCCCGGCCCCAGGCCTCCACCCGGAGGAGACGGTCTTCAGCGTGGATGTGATAGGAGATGGGCACGGGAACTCCCGGAAGGGATGGCTGGTTTCAGGGCTTTCGGGGCAGCAGTCCGGGGTCGCGGGAGTCCGGAGCCTTCCAGGTTCCATCCGGTGAACGCCTCCAGACCCACCCGGCCCGGTGGGGTTTCGGGCCGCCTTCCGTGGCGGGTTCGGTTGCGATGACCACCCCGGCCTGCAGGCCCTCGGCCCGGCTCTCCAGGGCCTTCCAGACCTGCTCGGCCTCCAGGCTGAGGTGGCGCCAGTCAGAGAGGGGCAGATGCGTGGTGTATTTGACGATCAGGCATGGTTCACCGCTGCCCGGCAGCTTGCCCTCGCGCACCCATTGGAGCTCGACCTGGACTCCGGGACGGATCTGGAGGGTCTGGATTGGGGGGGGCTGGGCCTCGGCGGGGGGACCTGCCATCGGGAACAGGGCGATTCCGACCAGAGCTCCTCGGAGGAGGGTGGCAGGGGAGGGGGCGGCAGTGGGCAAAGGGGCTCCGGTCAGGCTCTGGAACCATGGTAGGGCAGGGAAGGTACCTGGCTGGGGCGAGTCCGGGAAATGCGCGGGAGCTGGCACCGATGATGGGGGCGGCCACTAGGGGTTCAGGTCGGA
The sequence above is drawn from the uncultured Holophaga sp. genome and encodes:
- a CDS encoding HlyD family secretion protein → MASKKTISLLAILVVAAAGAAWGVAAWRHGRIYIATDNAYVRGPITTVASRIPGPLLTVDVTENQAVKAGQVLATLDPRDYDAQAQRAEASLQEAGSSVALDEARVAQARAQVTAALSQQHLAELERARFKALVDRGSIPRQKFDHAQSAAEVASAQVEAARKQVTAAEGLLQVSRSKVAGAQASLEAARLQRSYCTLVAPCDGYVSRKLGEPGMVVAPGQPICAIVPLGQEELWVEANFKETQLKRVRPGQPVRLVADMDEHRGFSGQVESLSAGTGAAFSLLPAENATGNWVKVVQRVPVRIRLAPGADPEHRLRLGMTVSAEIDTRER
- a CDS encoding TolC family protein, which produces MRGLALLLAMGCSLAAQSLSLPEAIRLAGRDSYRAEAARLEHRQALAETGQVHSLYLPELQLDAGHLNLSAQPGLRNGPFTVGPLDLGGVTVPAFSLGPLETPLGDRSAWKAKLSLRYLVYDFGKREAALNAARNREEARGLEGDGQLRCAQAEVAARYVALLGLKARGEVLLQRRKALEDHLQTAQNLFTQGVVARNDLLRTEVALRSLGDAEQALDSAESGAREQLNQALGREPTAPLELKRVPSQPPPLPWNEAQCRERALASNESIRALRAKVKTLEGQTALDRRDWTPNVVAEAFHSYEQNSYSLHPHETGLYMGLSWKVFDGARRSRLQTSAAGLDLARQELRNAEQQAGNAAAEAWRDCRTALREMETARTNVAASEENLRIVEDQYREGMVQGGDALEAEALLAESRFALTEHRTRAYTRQAALLALLGEDLALFYGHADTEEH
- a CDS encoding TetR/AcrR family transcriptional regulator, with translation MRPSRKETERQQRRTLLLEAAARVFGRKPFDEATMQEVAAEAEIGMQGLYEHFPSKQDLCEQVMESRAESFRERAEEALAGLARPLDQIRALAQVYARQFREQPMLLPMFIRDRVHHDWGFQSRFGERIKRIYEAEIHRLRGFLEAAIAEGLVKPLDPGFLTQLCLGVLEASLHYNHGHSEESIDTCVDRAMSCLLTGVGV